The genomic DNA ACACAGATGCTTTGTCCgtttcaattttaatttatttataatatgctATAGGCTGGGAAGCCAGATGATGAGGTTAGAGTGGGGTATAAAATAACAGGTCATAGGTATAAGGGTCCACGTGGTTCTTATGGATAAAATGGCTGAATTCCAGTGATAAGAGTTTATGAACACTATTTTGGCTGGTCATTGTCTTTTTAAGTCAAGAACTGAAACTAGTGAGTAAAATGACATCCAAGTAAGTAGGACTTTACTCTAATTTTGTTTTCCCTGGGCCACAGTGCAAGAAAATGTTCCAGAACACCAATTTTAGACTAACAATTTATTATAAACTGAGAAAAGTAATCTGCactaaatgaaaagaaacaacaaaattgtTTTGCATCAAGAAGTTTACCCTGAGTATTTTACTTTAAGTATGTATGCATGCatctttatatgtttatatttgaatgtgaagGTTAGGACAGTGGGCATTTACTTAGATTATTATTTGATGTACGTATTTGGCTAAAGGCCGCCATGTGGCACTGTATTAGACTACCATgttctatagattttttttctttttgagtggtgttgggggtggggtaaaAATTTAGCATTTGAGTCCCTTGAATGCAGACCCTTAAATGTCATATACATATTCAGATTAACACTGAAATTGCTCATCTGTTAACCATAAACAATTAACTTGAAGAAAACAAGACTGTAAAAGTAAAAAGCTATATCAGATTCATAGATCTCAGAAGAGCAACAGAGGGTGTGAAAATATTCACTTTATTCTAGTTTGAAATTTAACTCAAGAAATGGCATACAAAATTTTAGTTTAGCTATTAAAGTGCATACCCAATAAGTTAAGGGAGCCAGGAGAGGGCCACCCCTCTGATTTCATATGTTGCATTAGAAATCCACCACTAGTAAAGAATTGTTGAGCATTCCCTGAGTATACACTTGATTCTtactcttttaaaattaatagatTTAAACtgatttataatataattgtgtTTATGGTAAACTTAAAGCTAATTTTCActatatgttttcaattttatggCTACAGGTAGAATTGGGTAGGAAAAAGAAAGTGACATTAAATCCACAAAATTATCAGCAAAGATGAACTAATAATAAGAACCAGACAAAACAGTAATGTATAATcaaatagaaattagaaaaaaattgctaaaacTTTGAACTAAGATATTATATTTCACAGGCTTAaaattatagggaaaaatatatgcagtCAACTTAAGAGAAAGCCAACATTTTCAGCCATTTAAGCTACCAGCCACATTTCCAAAATGCATCCTTTAGAAAAGAGTTTATATCAGCAAAGGCTTTATTTGCCTTAACTTTTAAATGAGCTAATACTTGAGTCACATCTTTTTAGAAGTTTCTATTTCATTTCcaggaaaggtttttttttgaGGGGAAGGTGGctagatttaaagaaaagaaaagaaaagaaaagaaaagaaaagaaaaggaaaaaaaaaaaaaaaggaaaaaaaacatttccccaaagagTTAAACCgcattttaaaattagtaaaCAGCATATTTATGCACCTATATGCTAAAAGTCCCCCAACCCCACTGAATTGTTATGATGTCTTCAAATCTGTCTTTAAAGTTTGGCACTAAATTagagttcatttttgtaaaacGCTTTTGCACCATTAAATCTATTATGAGATGAGAAAGGTCTCTTTCCTTTCTACTtgacattttacagataagtgtGAGCAATTTTTGCTGTCAAATATTGCAAAggtagattttttttgttgttcaatcTGAAAATGTCTCGCCTGTACTTGCACAGGTTTCCTCTTCCCAATACAAACCTACCCACCTCTTTCCCCCCTGCAAGTTTTAAACTTTGTTTCCTTTGATGTTCTGTACGAGCGCGTCCAATACTATCCAAGAGACAAAGAGCTGTGCTGTGGGTTAACTGGATGCCAAATTTTAAGTTGTGAAACAAAGCACTCAAATTTGAgattcaaaataataatgatgataatgataacaaAAGTAACGCTTAAAACCTCAGCCATATACCTAGACAGCTCCCCCTACACACGGACACACGCGGGGGACTTCTGACCCTGAGACAATTACTCGCGAGTCCAACTGTGAAGCTTCCCTGGACCCTTTGGGGGCCGCCCCAGTAGGACCCCGGGCTCCATTCGGAAGGGACTCCCGCGGCCGCGCCCGCCCAGCCCGCGCCCCCAGCCGGCCCTCTCACCGCTTCACTCGGATGATCTGGTCCCGCATGGGCTTGATGTCCTGGAAGCTCTGCTGATTGACGAGGCTGTAGACGAGGATGAAGCCCTGGCCGTTCTTAATGTACAGGTCCCGCATGGACGCGAACTGCTCGGTGCCTGCAGTGTCCAGGATCTCCAGCACCGACGGCGACGAGTCCACCTCGATCTCCTTGCGGTAGAAGTCCTCGATGGTGGGGTCGTATTTCTCGATGAAGGTGCCGGTCACGAACTGCACGGTCAGGGCGGATTTGCCTACCCCGCCCGAGCCCAGCACCACCACTTTGTACTCGCGCATCGTCTCtccgctgctgctgctggtgctgccaccgccgccgccgccgccgcccgcgacATAGACCTACGCCCGCCGCGCAGCACCCCCGGACCCTGCCCCGGCTGCTGGCCCCGCCGCCTCCCGCGGCCGCCCCCACCTCACGGCCGCGGCGGTTccccgggcggcggcggcggcggcggcgccggcAGCTGAGCGAGGAGCGGCCCTCAGCATGAGCCAAGCCGGGCGGCAATGCGACCCCGCCGGCGCCGGGAGGAACAGAGGACGAGCAGAGAGCCGGAACTGCCCGAGCCGACCGAGCTGCCCGAGCCGCGGACCCGCAGTGCCGCCCTCCCCGCCCCTCGCGCCTCCACGCCCAGCTccccgcccgccgccgccgccgcctccccaGGCGCTGGAGCGCGCGCCCGAGCCCCAGCCGCAGCGCAACGGGGGGGCGGGGCCCGGCGGCCTGGGGAGGGACGGGGACTGCGGTCCCGCCCCTTCCCCTCAGTCGCCTAGGCGACCGCCTCGCGCGCTCGCCTGAGGCTTTAGGCCGGGCGGAAGCTTCTTCCCGCGGCTAAGCAAACAAGCACCCAGGCCACTCAGCAACACCCTACCAGCGCACCCCATCGAACACCAAGGTCTGTGTACTGAGCATGCCTAGTTCGTCTGCCTGAGATAGAAGAGAACGTCAACTTGAGAATCCCACTCTTAAATTTTTGCTGAGACAAGATGTTGGAGGGGCCATAGCAGCCTCAAGGCTTTAACCTGAGGCGGGAAGTGACAGGACGAGACCTGCAAGGTCTGAGTGGAGCCCTTTGCGTGAGGGGCTTTGCCTGACACCATCGAGTCTGTCAGTATTCCTGAGAGCTTTGATTTTATGTTGTATAAACATAAGGAGATGACGCTTTGTTTTAGGTGACAAGGACCGCCAGCCTTCTGCCTGAGGTTGTATAAACATAACGAATCGAAGCTGTGTTTTAAGCGTTAGGGTAGTGAGGTAGAGGTGACAAGTATCTTAAGTCCACTCCCCAGTGGGCTAATCAGCCGCCGCCAGGAACCACCGATGTCCACGCCCAGTGATGTCGTCGTGAGTTCCACCCACCTTCCCTCTAGCCCCGCCCTTCCACGATACGGGACTGAAGTCGCGCTCTTCCCACGCCCTGTCAGCTACGGGCGCATGAAAAACCTGGAGAGCGGAGCCCTATGCAACAGCCAGGAGGACTAGGGATAACTCATAGCAACAGCCAGCTGGGCCATCTAGTAGGAAGCTTGGATTCATTCCAGCCAACCATACCACGTCTCTGGGCCCCCCGCGGTACCACTCACGGCCAATAGAGAGCTGCCTGATACCATGTGATGGCCCTTCTTCAACCAATGGGGGAAGAATATTAGTCGCAGGATCAGCCAACTCACCTCCCGAAGCCTCGCCGGGATGGGCGTTTGCTCGGGCGCACTCTCTGCCAGCCAATCGTAGGTGAACTGAGTGACGGGGCTTGGGTTGCGCCAACCAGAACTAGCGATACCCTGGGAACAGAGAGCGGGTAGTGTGGAGACAAGACTTGGGGCTGGTGTGGTTTGGGAGTGGTCAAAGATTGAGGGGCAGGACACTGTGCCCCGTTCTGGCAAAGGAACAATATTTGTTGCAGGCGAGAGTGATGAATTCAGCTTTTAATATAGTCTCTGGCATTCTGCTTAAATGATAGGGATGGAAATAGTTCTCTGGGATGTGGGATGAATCGGGGAAACATAGATTTTTGTCTTTAGGGTGAGAAATTCCCCAGTAACTAAGACGGCATAGTGAAACAGTTGCATTGGTGCTCTATACGTGCCTTCTaaaacattt from Choloepus didactylus isolate mChoDid1 chromosome 12, mChoDid1.pri, whole genome shotgun sequence includes the following:
- the RAP2A gene encoding ras-related protein Rap-2a — protein: MLRAAPRSAAGGGGSTSSSSGETMREYKVVVLGSGGVGKSALTVQFVTGTFIEKYDPTIEDFYRKEIEVDSSPSVLEILDTAGTEQFASMRDLYIKNGQGFILVYSLVNQQSFQDIKPMRDQIIRVKRYEKVPVILVGNKVDLESEREVSSNEGRALAEEWGCPFMETSAKSKTMVDELFAEIVRQMNYAAQPDKDDPCCSACNIQ